The Sedimentisphaera salicampi genome includes a region encoding these proteins:
- a CDS encoding glycine betaine ABC transporter substrate-binding protein — MKKRLISVMVISFLAAALTAFTGCKKQTPAQDDGQQAQQQESSEGSKEIKLSYGNWAEGVAFAHLMEVMLTDMGYDVQMTLADLGPLFASVAEGNQDIMVESWMPATHGHYWEQYGEDFDELVTWFDTAKIGLVVPDYVKIDSVADLNQIKEGIKGQITGIDAGAGIMKKTKQAIQDYNLDLELLTSSGPAMTASLKSAIDKKEPIVVTGWAPHWKFARYDLKFLEDPKGVYGSTERVVAICRKGFKQDMPEVAEFFSKIKFNTAQIGSLMDVMANADDKEEAARQWMMDNPALVATWTTVQ; from the coding sequence ATGAAGAAAAGATTAATTAGTGTTATGGTGATTTCGTTTTTGGCAGCGGCTTTAACAGCTTTCACAGGCTGCAAAAAACAAACACCCGCACAGGATGACGGCCAGCAGGCTCAGCAGCAGGAAAGCTCGGAGGGCTCCAAAGAGATAAAGCTCAGCTACGGCAACTGGGCTGAGGGTGTTGCATTTGCTCATCTGATGGAAGTAATGCTTACGGATATGGGCTATGACGTCCAGATGACTCTCGCAGACCTCGGGCCGCTTTTTGCCTCTGTGGCTGAGGGGAATCAGGATATTATGGTAGAGAGCTGGATGCCCGCCACCCATGGACATTACTGGGAGCAGTATGGCGAGGACTTCGACGAGCTGGTTACGTGGTTCGATACAGCGAAGATCGGGCTGGTTGTCCCTGATTATGTGAAAATTGACAGTGTTGCAGATTTGAACCAGATCAAAGAGGGCATCAAAGGCCAGATCACAGGCATTGATGCAGGTGCGGGGATTATGAAGAAAACAAAGCAGGCTATCCAGGATTACAACCTCGATCTCGAACTGCTTACTTCAAGCGGCCCTGCGATGACGGCCTCTCTCAAATCAGCAATCGACAAGAAAGAGCCGATCGTGGTTACAGGATGGGCTCCGCACTGGAAGTTTGCAAGGTACGACCTCAAATTCCTCGAAGACCCCAAAGGCGTTTACGGAAGCACCGAGAGGGTTGTGGCTATATGCAGGAAGGGATTCAAACAGGATATGCCGGAAGTGGCTGAGTTCTTCTCGAAGATCAAATTCAACACCGCTCAGATCGGCTCGCTGATGGACGTTATGGCAAACGCAGATGATAAGGAAGAGGCCGCAAGGCAATGGATGATGGATAATCCCGCTCTTGTAGCAACTTGGACAACAGTTCAGTAA
- the larC gene encoding nickel pincer cofactor biosynthesis protein LarC, whose protein sequence is MKIGIFDCPSGAAGDMILGALIDCGADSERIESALMSLGVEELEGVEIKEVFRSGVRAVKFEPLIGHHHHHSQGENHHHQHRHLPDIERMIDAADLPEKVQQDSKAVFSMIAKAEAQVHGTTPEKVHFHEVGAADSIADIVGCCFGIYLLGFEKMYCPKVAIGSGTVQCAHGVMPVPAPATEILIRGLNVFRGEADTELLTPTGAAILKYFCLPGEPPAYNNVRSGYGAGSKEFAKMANIIRLTEGSSGDEQLMEKAVMMETNVDDSTGELVGSLAGELAGNESCLDVWTEPVYMKKGRPGVKFCVLCRAEDLDKIAEIVFRSGITLGIRYQTMDRITLQREFETAEIEGCEVRLKKGFYNGEQVFCKPEFSDCRKLAEMKELSPARALNTITGHLK, encoded by the coding sequence ATGAAAATTGGTATATTCGACTGCCCGTCAGGAGCCGCTGGAGATATGATCCTCGGCGCACTGATAGACTGCGGGGCGGATTCTGAGAGGATAGAATCTGCCTTGATGTCTCTTGGGGTAGAAGAGCTTGAAGGGGTTGAGATAAAAGAGGTATTCCGCAGCGGCGTAAGAGCGGTGAAGTTTGAGCCTTTAATCGGCCACCACCATCACCACAGCCAGGGTGAGAATCATCATCACCAGCATCGTCATCTTCCGGATATCGAGCGGATGATTGATGCAGCTGATCTGCCTGAGAAGGTTCAGCAGGATTCCAAAGCGGTGTTTTCAATGATAGCCAAGGCAGAGGCTCAGGTTCACGGAACAACGCCTGAGAAGGTGCATTTCCATGAAGTTGGGGCGGCCGATTCCATCGCGGATATCGTAGGCTGCTGCTTCGGTATATACCTGCTGGGATTCGAGAAGATGTACTGCCCGAAAGTGGCAATCGGAAGCGGAACCGTCCAGTGCGCTCACGGCGTGATGCCCGTTCCAGCCCCAGCAACTGAAATTTTAATCAGAGGGCTCAATGTGTTCAGGGGCGAGGCAGATACCGAGCTGCTAACGCCCACCGGCGCAGCGATTCTGAAATACTTCTGTTTGCCGGGCGAGCCTCCCGCCTACAACAACGTGCGCAGCGGGTACGGCGCCGGCAGCAAAGAGTTTGCTAAAATGGCAAATATAATCCGCCTTACAGAGGGCAGCTCGGGCGATGAGCAGCTTATGGAGAAGGCTGTGATGATGGAAACAAATGTTGATGACAGCACAGGCGAGCTTGTTGGTTCACTCGCAGGCGAGCTTGCAGGAAACGAAAGCTGCCTAGATGTTTGGACAGAGCCTGTGTATATGAAGAAAGGCAGGCCCGGGGTGAAGTTCTGCGTTCTCTGCCGAGCCGAAGACCTCGACAAGATAGCTGAAATTGTCTTTCGCAGCGGGATCACGCTCGGAATAAGATACCAGACAATGGACAGGATAACCCTCCAGAGGGAGTTTGAAACAGCAGAGATTGAAGGCTGCGAGGTTAGGCTCAAAAAAGGATTCTATAACGGAGAGCAGGTTTTCTGCAAACCCGAATTCAGCGACTGCCGAAAACTTGCAGAGATGAAAGAGTTATCACCAGCAAGGGCATTAAACACTATCACTGGACATCTTAAATGA
- a CDS encoding glycine betaine ABC transporter substrate-binding protein, with product MKNRLLKLTLLSFAAVSLIAFSGCKKQTTGGEESQGASSSSSESAEAQSGSGGESKVVKISYVNWAEGVALSQLVEEMLTNMGYEVKLTMADVGPIYASVAKGDQDVMLETWMPVTHKDYWDQYSDDFEQLGVWFENAKIGLVVPEYMEISSITELNSIKDKLKGQITGIDAGAGITKTTETAIEKYGLDYTLLTSSGPAMTASLKSAIDKNNPIVVTGWAPHWKFARYDLKFLDDPKGVYGSAEEIRMTCREGFKEDMPKVAEFLSSIKFNNAQIGTLMDAMANADGDKKAALKAWMAENQQLINSWK from the coding sequence ATGAAAAACAGACTACTTAAACTCACATTACTATCGTTTGCAGCGGTATCGCTGATCGCATTCAGCGGCTGCAAGAAACAGACAACCGGCGGCGAAGAGTCGCAGGGCGCTTCTTCAAGCAGCTCTGAGTCTGCTGAGGCACAGTCCGGCAGCGGCGGCGAGTCAAAGGTTGTGAAAATCAGCTACGTAAACTGGGCCGAAGGCGTTGCTCTTTCGCAGCTGGTAGAAGAGATGCTCACAAATATGGGCTATGAAGTAAAGCTTACTATGGCTGACGTAGGCCCGATTTATGCATCTGTTGCAAAAGGCGATCAGGACGTTATGCTTGAGACATGGATGCCTGTAACCCACAAAGACTACTGGGATCAGTACAGCGATGATTTCGAGCAGCTCGGCGTTTGGTTCGAAAATGCAAAGATCGGCCTCGTTGTCCCTGAGTACATGGAAATCAGCAGCATAACAGAGCTTAACTCAATCAAAGATAAGCTCAAAGGCCAGATTACTGGTATTGATGCAGGTGCTGGAATCACCAAGACTACCGAAACAGCTATTGAAAAATACGGCCTGGACTATACCCTTCTCACTTCAAGCGGACCTGCTATGACGGCCTCTCTAAAATCAGCCATCGATAAGAACAATCCTATCGTGGTTACTGGCTGGGCTCCGCACTGGAAATTTGCTAGATACGACCTCAAATTCCTCGACGACCCGAAGGGTGTTTACGGAAGCGCTGAAGAGATCCGTATGACTTGCCGTGAAGGTTTCAAGGAAGATATGCCGAAGGTTGCTGAGTTCCTCTCAAGCATCAAATTCAATAATGCCCAGATTGGAACACTCATGGACGCTATGGCTAATGCCGATGGCGACAAAAAGGCAGCTCTCAAGGCTTGGATGGCAGAAAATCAGCAGCTGATTAACAGCTGGAAGTAG
- the coaD gene encoding pantetheine-phosphate adenylyltransferase, whose product MYRKDITAVFPGSFDPITNGHIDVIERGLKMFSRVVVAVGENSVKTPIFTGDERVEMIRELFEGRPEVVVEKYDGLTVEYVKSIKADVMLRGLRNLTDVQYEFQLAMTNRSVAGIETVFVMTSEQFGFVSSTLIREMASLGGDVSNLIPHNVFKRLQTKTSESS is encoded by the coding sequence GTGTATAGAAAAGACATCACTGCGGTATTTCCGGGCTCATTCGACCCGATAACCAACGGCCACATAGACGTAATCGAGAGAGGGCTGAAGATGTTCTCGCGTGTTGTGGTTGCGGTAGGCGAGAATTCTGTAAAAACTCCGATTTTCACGGGCGATGAGCGGGTTGAGATGATCCGAGAGCTCTTTGAGGGCCGTCCTGAGGTGGTCGTGGAGAAATACGACGGCCTTACGGTTGAATACGTAAAGAGCATCAAGGCCGACGTAATGCTGAGGGGCCTGAGAAACCTTACCGATGTTCAGTATGAGTTTCAGCTTGCCATGACCAACCGCTCAGTTGCGGGTATTGAAACAGTTTTTGTAATGACGAGTGAACAATTTGGCTTTGTAAGCTCTACACTAATAAGGGAAATGGCGAGCCTCGGCGGGGACGTGTCCAATTTGATCCCTCATAATGTATTCAAGAGGCTTCAAACTAAAACCAGCGAAAGTTCGTAA
- the nifS gene encoding cysteine desulfurase NifS, whose protein sequence is MDTIYLDNNATTRVAEEVFEEMKPYFTEYYGNPSSMHTFGGQVGGKLTEARERCASLIGCDPSEITFTSGGTESDNWAISGILAATPNRRKLITSRVEHPAVLTMCRSMAPHGYNVVEIDVDEKGRLDLDQLEKEVDEDTALVTIMWANNETGTIFPVEKIAEIAHNSGAVFHTDAVQAVGKIPVNMAESNIDLLSVSGHKLHGPKGVGLLYVRKGVMLRPFIKGGHQESGRRAGTENTAGLIGLGKACQLAEENIDRENREVKRLRDKLESGLLEKCSDAFVNGDSSKRLPNTTSISFEYIEGEAILLMLDKYQICASSGSACTSGSLEPSHVLRAMGVPFTAAHGSIRFSLSIYNKEEEIDKVIEVMPPVIKRLRELSPFGRQQK, encoded by the coding sequence ATGGATACTATATACCTAGACAACAACGCCACAACCCGAGTAGCTGAAGAGGTGTTTGAGGAGATGAAGCCGTATTTTACAGAATACTACGGCAACCCCTCAAGTATGCACACATTCGGCGGTCAGGTGGGCGGAAAATTAACAGAGGCAAGGGAACGCTGCGCATCGCTTATCGGCTGCGACCCGTCGGAAATAACCTTCACTTCAGGCGGGACAGAAAGCGACAACTGGGCGATTAGCGGAATACTCGCCGCCACTCCGAACAGAAGAAAGCTTATAACAAGCAGGGTTGAACACCCCGCAGTACTTACTATGTGCCGGTCTATGGCTCCGCACGGATACAATGTTGTGGAGATTGATGTTGACGAGAAGGGAAGGCTCGATCTCGACCAGCTCGAGAAAGAGGTTGACGAAGATACTGCCCTCGTTACGATAATGTGGGCTAATAACGAAACCGGAACAATCTTCCCTGTGGAAAAAATAGCGGAAATAGCCCATAATTCGGGTGCTGTTTTCCATACAGATGCCGTTCAGGCGGTAGGAAAGATCCCGGTTAATATGGCCGAGAGCAATATAGATCTATTGAGCGTTTCCGGCCATAAGCTCCACGGACCGAAGGGCGTTGGCCTGCTCTATGTGAGAAAGGGTGTTATGCTCAGGCCGTTTATAAAGGGCGGCCATCAGGAGAGCGGCCGGCGAGCCGGCACTGAAAACACCGCAGGGTTAATCGGGCTTGGAAAGGCCTGCCAGCTTGCTGAAGAAAATATAGACCGAGAAAACAGAGAAGTGAAGAGGCTGCGCGATAAGCTTGAATCCGGCCTGCTTGAAAAATGCTCCGATGCCTTTGTGAACGGAGACAGCTCGAAAAGGCTTCCGAACACAACCAGCATCAGTTTCGAATACATTGAGGGCGAGGCAATCCTGCTTATGCTGGATAAGTACCAGATATGTGCCAGCAGCGGAAGCGCCTGCACGAGCGGGTCTTTGGAACCGAGCCACGTGCTCAGAGCTATGGGTGTGCCCTTTACAGCCGCACACGGATCTATAAGATTCAGTCTGAGTATATACAACAAGGAAGAAGAAATAGATAAAGTTATTGAAGTTATGCCGCCTGTTATAAAAAGGCTCAGAGAACTCTCACCTTTCGGCAGGCAGCAGAAATAG
- a CDS encoding right-handed parallel beta-helix repeat-containing protein: MLHILLENKLKPKLTLLALVCLLTIISQAKNFFIDPVNGLDSNPGSKQKPWKSLSHIFENNSGMIETRCWESLPYKKGKSLISKNTGAVIAPGDTIWLMDGFYGSLYITDYYNSGFITIAAKAGHKPKFSGILIRSSSKWAFKGLYVCPEYGKDKKLANHLISIQSHGFRGHVEDVLVENCTLSSTLDSSQWTAEDWNNLSRRGIAAEGKNITVRGNKLKNVDFGINAVGSDCLVEGNVVENFSGDGLRSLGNGNVIQYNVVKNCYDVNNNHDDGFQSWARKDGGGEVRDVVLRGNTFINYEDPQQPHRGYLQAIGCFDGMYVNWRIENNVIITDHWHGITLMGAKNCTIINNTVIDPNNKRHGPPWIQITKHKDGRPSSKCLIRNNIAGRIRPDSGTKADHNIIAENLETLFVNASEYDLRLAETSPAINAGSSKKAPKKDIRKNKRSSGDKVDAGAYEFQHMQ, translated from the coding sequence ATGCTACACATATTACTGGAAAACAAACTCAAACCAAAACTTACTTTGTTAGCCCTTGTCTGCCTTCTGACAATTATATCTCAAGCTAAAAATTTCTTTATTGATCCTGTAAACGGTTTAGACAGCAATCCCGGCAGTAAGCAAAAGCCTTGGAAAAGCTTATCGCATATATTCGAGAATAATTCAGGTATGATTGAAACCAGATGCTGGGAATCCCTGCCGTACAAAAAGGGGAAATCTTTAATCAGCAAAAACACAGGAGCCGTGATTGCCCCCGGAGATACAATCTGGCTTATGGACGGTTTCTATGGAAGCCTTTATATAACAGACTACTACAACTCAGGCTTCATAACAATAGCAGCGAAAGCCGGCCACAAACCGAAATTCTCCGGAATACTTATTCGTTCGAGCAGTAAATGGGCGTTTAAAGGGCTTTACGTATGCCCTGAATATGGAAAAGATAAGAAGCTCGCCAATCATCTTATAAGCATTCAATCTCACGGCTTCAGAGGGCATGTAGAGGATGTTTTAGTAGAAAATTGCACGCTCAGTTCCACACTGGACAGCTCGCAATGGACTGCTGAAGACTGGAACAATCTCAGCCGCAGGGGCATTGCTGCGGAAGGGAAGAATATAACAGTTAGGGGCAATAAGCTAAAGAACGTTGATTTTGGGATAAACGCCGTCGGTTCAGATTGTCTTGTAGAAGGCAATGTTGTAGAAAACTTTTCAGGAGACGGGCTCCGCTCTCTCGGAAACGGAAACGTAATTCAGTATAATGTGGTGAAGAACTGTTACGATGTAAACAACAATCACGATGATGGTTTTCAGAGCTGGGCACGGAAAGATGGCGGCGGAGAAGTTAGGGATGTTGTACTCAGGGGAAATACATTTATAAATTATGAAGACCCGCAGCAGCCTCACAGGGGATATTTACAGGCTATTGGCTGCTTTGACGGGATGTATGTCAACTGGCGCATAGAAAATAATGTGATAATAACAGACCACTGGCACGGAATTACTCTGATGGGGGCAAAGAATTGTACGATAATAAACAATACAGTTATAGACCCGAATAATAAAAGACATGGACCTCCATGGATACAAATCACAAAACACAAAGATGGAAGGCCTTCTTCAAAATGTTTAATACGAAATAATATTGCCGGCAGGATAAGGCCTGACAGCGGAACAAAGGCAGACCATAACATAATAGCTGAAAATCTGGAAACTCTTTTCGTGAATGCCTCTGAATACGACTTAAGACTTGCCGAAACATCTCCTGCAATAAATGCAGGTTCGAGCAAAAAAGCACCCAAGAAAGATATTCGCAAAAACAAAAGATCTTCAGGGGATAAAGTTGATGCGGGGGCTTACGAGTTCCAACATATGCAGTGA
- the tnpA gene encoding IS200/IS605 family transposase encodes MEVSAVFDYNALMEYNKQGHSVYYTRYHLVMSTKYRRKIFRSGIGEYLEQVVEGIGRRVSDLEIREINTDEDHVHILLSIPPKYSVSEIVNKLKANTGRVLRRKFTWLDKVYWDQDGIWSVGYFVSTVGINEETIRKYIEHQGREDSGEAKLLF; translated from the coding sequence ATGGAAGTATCCGCTGTCTTCGATTATAATGCTCTTATGGAATACAATAAGCAAGGACACAGCGTATATTATACCAGATACCACTTGGTGATGTCGACCAAATACCGTCGAAAGATATTTCGAAGCGGTATTGGCGAATATTTAGAACAAGTGGTTGAAGGGATTGGAAGAAGGGTTTCCGATTTAGAAATAAGGGAAATTAACACAGATGAAGATCACGTTCATATATTGCTCTCAATACCGCCGAAATATTCTGTGAGTGAGATTGTAAATAAGCTAAAAGCCAATACCGGCAGAGTCCTGAGAAGGAAATTCACGTGGCTTGATAAGGTATACTGGGATCAGGACGGTATTTGGTCGGTAGGCTACTTCGTTTCAACAGTCGGAATTAATGAAGAAACAATAAGGAAATATATTGAACATCAGGGTAGAGAAGACAGCGGGGAAGCGAAGCTTCTATTCTGA
- a CDS encoding MauE/DoxX family redox-associated membrane protein, with product MNEKNRNLLSEITLWLTSAVLIFSAAAKFKMVLSEPIVPANIFETREFVIIQTVLITGLAIWLICGIFKKAGWLLAVLAFTAFTLDSLYKGLSGAASCGCFGEVAVNPWITVFAIDVPIVILLVVFRPRGEKLLPPPWPNIRHLVSTALPTALLLASISWTMVHFEPPAETEDYLFVEEEKWEGEYFEYLYDISIADKLAEGLSIMLFYHNDCPNCREAIPVYEEFNQVMQASGQDVKIAFIHLPSHESSAPDPVPQDTTCLTGEIVNERQWLTATPLVIVIEDGTVLEVWENEVPMDLDKLLSAVFG from the coding sequence ATGAACGAAAAAAACAGGAATCTCCTCAGCGAAATAACCCTTTGGCTCACAAGCGCTGTTTTGATTTTCTCAGCGGCTGCAAAATTCAAGATGGTTCTCAGCGAACCGATTGTGCCTGCGAATATATTTGAAACGCGGGAATTTGTAATCATTCAGACGGTGCTGATAACAGGGCTTGCGATTTGGCTTATTTGCGGGATATTCAAAAAGGCTGGCTGGCTGCTCGCTGTTCTGGCTTTCACCGCCTTCACGCTCGACAGCCTCTACAAAGGGCTCAGCGGGGCAGCGTCTTGCGGATGTTTCGGGGAGGTGGCAGTTAATCCATGGATTACGGTCTTTGCGATTGATGTGCCTATTGTGATTCTGCTTGTGGTTTTCAGGCCTCGGGGCGAGAAGCTTCTGCCACCGCCATGGCCGAACATCCGACATCTGGTTTCAACCGCATTGCCAACAGCACTGCTGCTTGCCTCTATCAGCTGGACGATGGTGCATTTCGAACCTCCCGCCGAAACCGAGGATTATCTCTTCGTGGAAGAGGAGAAGTGGGAAGGGGAGTATTTCGAATACCTCTACGATATAAGCATAGCAGATAAACTAGCTGAAGGGCTCTCAATTATGCTCTTCTACCACAACGACTGCCCGAACTGCCGCGAGGCGATTCCGGTTTACGAGGAGTTTAATCAAGTGATGCAGGCTTCAGGGCAGGATGTGAAGATCGCATTCATTCATCTGCCCTCCCATGAGAGCTCTGCTCCTGATCCGGTTCCGCAGGATACAACATGCCTTACAGGCGAGATTGTTAATGAGAGGCAGTGGCTCACGGCTACCCCGCTGGTTATAGTTATTGAAGACGGCACCGTGCTGGAGGTTTGGGAGAATGAAGTGCCTATGGATCTCGATAAACTGCTCAGCGCCGTTTTTGGTTAA
- a CDS encoding UvrB/UvrC motif-containing protein: MLCQRCKKRPASVHMAEYINGQQREVHFCEKCVQETLSEALNQGSLSEMMGKLIGSVSQSDGEDEQNKTPEAEKTYECPVCGETYSGFFKNTLLGCPEDYFVFNNSINDVLSNSEIENPVHSGKLPSKSLEDTVNENIRQTLNIRIEKALENEDYESAAQIRDRLRSL, translated from the coding sequence ATGTTATGCCAGAGATGTAAAAAGAGGCCGGCCTCAGTGCATATGGCCGAATATATAAACGGCCAGCAGAGAGAAGTGCATTTCTGCGAGAAGTGCGTTCAGGAAACCCTCTCAGAAGCCCTCAATCAGGGGTCTTTAAGCGAAATGATGGGCAAGCTGATAGGCTCAGTGAGCCAGTCTGACGGCGAAGATGAACAAAACAAGACACCGGAAGCGGAAAAAACCTACGAATGCCCCGTTTGCGGGGAAACATATTCGGGCTTTTTCAAAAACACTCTTCTCGGCTGCCCGGAAGATTATTTCGTATTCAATAACAGCATCAATGATGTGCTGAGCAATTCTGAAATAGAAAATCCAGTTCATTCTGGTAAACTCCCTTCAAAAAGCCTTGAAGATACTGTAAATGAGAATATCAGGCAGACACTGAATATTCGTATTGAAAAAGCACTTGAAAATGAAGACTACGAAAGCGCTGCTCAAATCAGAGACAGGCTCAGGAGCCTTTGA
- a CDS encoding 6-pyruvoyl trahydropterin synthase family protein, which translates to MYKVTVEDTFYAEHAVKMPGGEIEPSHGHDWRVRVCAAAKELDEYGFAFEFKDFRKALNIVISNIGQNLNELELNGQHPTTELVCKHFYDKMQVLLNSAELEYVEIEEEKGCLVRYSKD; encoded by the coding sequence ATGTATAAGGTAACTGTTGAAGACACATTTTACGCAGAGCATGCAGTTAAGATGCCCGGAGGCGAGATTGAGCCGAGCCACGGACACGACTGGCGTGTTCGGGTATGTGCAGCAGCGAAAGAACTGGATGAATACGGATTTGCTTTCGAATTTAAGGATTTCAGAAAAGCCCTCAATATAGTTATAAGCAATATCGGGCAGAATCTCAACGAACTTGAATTAAACGGGCAGCACCCGACCACAGAACTTGTATGCAAGCATTTCTACGATAAAATGCAGGTCCTGCTGAATTCGGCAGAGCTTGAGTATGTGGAAATTGAAGAGGAAAAGGGCTGCTTAGTTCGTTACAGCAAAGATTGA
- the nifU gene encoding Fe-S cluster assembly protein NifU, whose protein sequence is MWDYTEKVKEHFLNPRNVGEVENPDGVGEVGSLACGDALKLTFKLDEESRIEDVKFQTFGCASAIASSSALTELIKGKTLEEAENITNKDIADYLGGLPDEKMHCSVMGKEALEAAIENYRTGETVTHQMEGNVVCTCFGITDTEIEDVVRENKLETVEQVTNYCKAGGGCGGCTGEIERIIQQVRGEKKEPREQQSKRPKNLTNIQKIQLIQEIINEQVRPSLKADGGDLDLIDVVGDDVIVAFRGMCANCKMAELTLTDVVQAKLREYVSEDINVYENK, encoded by the coding sequence ATGTGGGACTATACAGAAAAGGTAAAAGAACATTTCCTCAATCCTCGAAATGTGGGCGAGGTGGAAAATCCCGACGGCGTTGGAGAGGTAGGCTCGCTTGCCTGCGGGGACGCACTGAAGCTTACGTTCAAACTCGATGAAGAGAGCAGGATTGAAGACGTGAAATTCCAGACATTCGGCTGCGCTTCTGCGATTGCCTCCTCCTCAGCCCTCACTGAGCTGATAAAGGGCAAAACGCTCGAAGAAGCAGAGAACATCACCAACAAGGATATAGCCGATTATCTTGGCGGCCTTCCAGACGAGAAGATGCACTGCTCTGTCATGGGCAAAGAAGCCCTTGAAGCGGCAATAGAAAACTATCGCACAGGCGAAACGGTTACCCACCAGATGGAAGGGAATGTGGTATGTACGTGCTTCGGCATAACAGACACCGAAATTGAAGACGTAGTTCGCGAGAACAAGCTCGAAACGGTGGAGCAGGTAACAAACTACTGCAAGGCCGGAGGAGGCTGCGGCGGCTGCACAGGCGAAATTGAAAGGATAATCCAGCAAGTCCGCGGGGAGAAAAAAGAACCCCGAGAGCAGCAGAGCAAACGCCCCAAAAACCTTACCAACATCCAGAAGATTCAGCTTATTCAGGAGATTATCAATGAGCAGGTTCGCCCATCGCTCAAGGCAGACGGCGGAGATCTGGATCTGATTGATGTTGTGGGAGATGATGTGATTGTCGCTTTTCGCGGGATGTGCGCAAACTGCAAAATGGCAGAGCTCACGCTTACCGACGTGGTTCAGGCCAAGCTAAGGGAGTATGTAAGCGAGGATATTAACGTTTACGAGAATAAATAA
- a CDS encoding ABC transporter permease: MNLKIGDTFEKGINWLTDNFEGFFDGINQGVGTLIDTLETTFTGTNPWVLIGILVVLAWYLKGWKHFHYPIMTLIGFAVIVGMGLWEATVQTLALVLVATFIALLIGIPVGIFAGRSEKGETVIRPILDFMQTMPAFVYLIPAVLFFELGKVPGAMATVIFAMPPAVRLTSLGLRQVPEEVMEAAVSFGSTTTQQLVKVQLPSALPSILAGINQTIMLSLSMVVIAAMIGAGGLGKQVLFGITQLKIGLGFEAGLSVVILAIYLDRVTQAMGEKWGNR, from the coding sequence ATGAATCTTAAGATAGGCGATACATTTGAAAAGGGAATAAACTGGCTTACCGACAACTTTGAGGGGTTCTTCGACGGAATCAATCAGGGCGTTGGTACGCTTATCGATACTCTTGAAACCACATTTACCGGAACAAACCCTTGGGTTCTGATAGGTATTCTTGTGGTATTGGCGTGGTATCTTAAGGGCTGGAAACACTTCCACTACCCCATTATGACTCTTATCGGCTTTGCTGTAATTGTCGGAATGGGGCTCTGGGAAGCTACAGTGCAGACTCTCGCCCTTGTTCTTGTAGCTACATTTATAGCCCTTCTTATAGGTATCCCTGTGGGGATATTTGCAGGAAGAAGCGAAAAGGGCGAAACCGTTATCCGGCCTATTCTGGACTTTATGCAGACAATGCCCGCTTTTGTTTACCTGATTCCTGCCGTGCTTTTCTTCGAGCTCGGTAAGGTTCCCGGCGCTATGGCAACGGTGATTTTTGCTATGCCCCCGGCAGTAAGGCTCACCAGCCTCGGCTTGAGGCAGGTGCCTGAAGAGGTGATGGAAGCGGCAGTTTCCTTCGGTTCAACAACAACTCAGCAGCTTGTTAAGGTACAGCTGCCCTCCGCTCTTCCGAGTATTCTTGCAGGTATTAACCAGACGATTATGCTTTCATTATCTATGGTTGTTATCGCTGCAATGATTGGCGCCGGCGGACTTGGAAAACAGGTTCTTTTTGGAATTACCCAGTTAAAAATTGGATTAGGGTTTGAAGCCGGGCTCTCAGTTGTTATACTTGCTATTTACTTGGACAGAGTAACCCAGGCTATGGGTGAAAAGTGGGGTAATCGTTAG